The proteins below come from a single Zhouia spongiae genomic window:
- a CDS encoding histidine decarboxylase: MKNGNIQKIYERLQERSDNVLGYPLARDFSYSEFAPFLDICVNNVGDPENLSTLAIDTKDIEMECVNYFAEMFSTNTKEVWGYVTNGGTEGNLYGLYVARESFPNAMVYYSESTHYSVKKNLHLLNIPNIVIRSQENGEMDYEDLEQTIMLRRDKPAIFFLNIGTTMTEAIDKIDEIKRIIKKYAIKDYYIHCDAAFLGTVAPFLDPKPKFDFAEGVDSISVSGHKFIGGPIPCGIVLVKRKHRDRIANSISYVGTMDTTITGSRNGLTPLFIWSFIQKHGIDGLRDRVAYALELALYTETELKKLGIKAWRNPNALTVVMPKLSEALRVKHQLASEETISHVICTPGISKQQIDRLLNDIKKEQEANNPLLVA, encoded by the coding sequence TCAGACAATGTGCTGGGATATCCATTGGCCAGAGATTTTTCATACAGTGAATTTGCTCCTTTCCTGGATATTTGCGTAAACAATGTAGGGGACCCTGAAAACCTTTCTACACTGGCAATAGACACCAAGGATATTGAAATGGAGTGCGTGAACTATTTTGCTGAAATGTTTTCAACCAATACCAAAGAAGTATGGGGATATGTAACCAATGGTGGAACAGAAGGGAACTTATACGGGCTTTATGTAGCCAGGGAAAGCTTCCCGAATGCGATGGTATATTACAGTGAAAGCACCCATTACAGTGTTAAAAAGAACCTCCACCTGCTAAACATCCCTAACATTGTTATCCGTAGTCAGGAAAATGGTGAGATGGATTATGAAGACCTGGAACAGACCATTATGCTTCGCCGTGACAAGCCTGCTATCTTTTTCTTGAATATTGGCACTACCATGACTGAAGCTATTGATAAAATAGACGAAATAAAAAGGATCATAAAAAAGTACGCCATAAAAGATTATTACATCCATTGCGATGCGGCTTTTTTAGGAACCGTAGCTCCTTTTCTGGATCCAAAACCAAAATTTGACTTTGCCGAGGGGGTAGACAGCATTTCTGTTTCGGGTCATAAGTTTATTGGAGGCCCGATTCCATGTGGTATTGTTTTAGTAAAAAGAAAGCACAGAGACCGCATTGCCAACTCAATTTCTTACGTAGGTACTATGGATACGACCATCACCGGTTCCAGAAACGGATTGACCCCGTTGTTCATCTGGTCATTCATTCAAAAACATGGTATCGACGGGTTAAGAGATCGCGTTGCATATGCACTGGAATTAGCTTTATACACTGAAACAGAATTAAAAAAGCTTGGAATAAAAGCATGGAGAAACCCGAATGCCCTTACTGTTGTGATGCCTAAGCTATCAGAAGCATTGAGAGTCAAACACCAGTTGGCTTCGGAGGAAACGATCTCTCATGTGATCTGCACCCCGGGAATCTCAAAACAGCAAATAGACCGTCTGTTAAACGATATTAAAAAAGAACAGGAAGCAAATAATCCGCTTCTTGTCGCATAG
- a CDS encoding YceI family protein, with the protein MESVVKTLWAIDTAHSEVLFKVKHMMISTVTGQFDEFEGTVAASDETFKDAVFNFSAKVDSINTKNKDRDTHLKSADFFDAENHPELSFVSKSFDGETLIGNITMRGITKEVNLNVDFNGIAVDPYGQTKAGFEMEGQINRKDFGLSWGAVTEAGNVVVSDKVKLVIAVQFVKQA; encoded by the coding sequence ATGGAAAGCGTAGTAAAAACATTGTGGGCAATAGATACTGCTCATTCAGAAGTGTTATTTAAAGTAAAACATATGATGATCTCGACCGTTACAGGTCAGTTTGATGAATTTGAAGGAACTGTAGCGGCATCGGATGAAACCTTTAAGGATGCCGTGTTTAACTTTTCCGCAAAAGTAGATTCTATAAACACCAAGAACAAAGACAGGGATACGCATTTAAAATCTGCTGACTTTTTTGATGCTGAAAACCATCCGGAATTAAGTTTCGTATCCAAATCATTTGACGGTGAAACCTTGATCGGAAACATAACGATGAGGGGGATTACCAAAGAAGTAAATTTGAATGTTGATTTCAATGGGATAGCAGTAGATCCCTACGGACAGACCAAAGCAGGGTTTGAAATGGAAGGGCAGATAAACCGCAAGGACTTCGGATTGAGCTGGGGTGCGGTTACTGAAGCAGGAAATGTTGTGGTTAGCGATAAGGTAAAATTGGTTATAGCTGTGCAGTTTGTTAAACAAGCCTGA